A section of the Citrus sinensis cultivar Valencia sweet orange chromosome 8, DVS_A1.0, whole genome shotgun sequence genome encodes:
- the LOC102627236 gene encoding uncharacterized protein LOC102627236, with protein MTKPHPQIDRAASSEKPLNRNVSSSFSCYSPKLSLLILAIFVTLFVVFQIRFLHISQSPSSCYPSPASWPFIYQQWQKLKNNCTQDLDPITEKLRISVTFLPLKDLRYSDKALVGHTWFISSLYDCHQEGEVQYQQFPSKSSQNRLLCIKGRDNHDGSWNYYALAWPKALPYNATLMKGLTFVSYNHYSYENIWHGLSAMVPFVAWHQKNNCELPTRWILYHWGELRLGMGPWLQTLMHATFDGEPVIERFDGIKDEDGGDPVCFEKAVVMRHNEGGMSRERRMEVYDLMRCKARMYCNVSLDNKDDNHKAVGMTLLMRTGPRSFTNEPAIIGIFEKECAKIDGCRMTVAYSNNLTFCEQVKLMSMTDILVSPHGAQLTNIFLMDRNSSVMEFFPKGWLKLAGVGQYVFHWIASWSGMRHQGAWRDPNGENCTYSEDDRRCMSIYKNGRIGYNETYFSEWARNVLNEVKTMKLEKSQSNGSASSSNGCMC; from the exons ATGACTAAACCACATCCACAAATTGACAGAGCCGCATCCTCAGAAAAACCCCTCAACCGCAACGTTTCATCATCATTCTCATGCTACTCACCAAAACTCTCATTGCTCATTTTAGCCATTTTTGTTACCCTCTTCGTTGTCTTTCAAATCCGATTCCTTCACATTTCACAATCTCCTTCTTCTTGTTACCCTTCACCAGCTTCATGGCCTTTCATTTACCAGCAATGGcagaaactcaaaaataacTGCACGCAAGACCTTGATCCTATAACCGAAAAGCTTAGAATTTCGGTTACCTTTCTCCCGCTCAAAGACTTGCGTTATTCGGACAAAGCCCTTGTGGGTCACACATGGTTCATAAGCTCTTTGTATGATTGTCATCAAGAAGGTGAAGTGCAGTATCAACAATTTCCATCAAAATCGTCACAAAATAGATTACTGTGTATCAAAGGACGTGACAATCATGACGGCTCCTGGAATTACTACGCCTTAGCATGGCCCAAAGCTCTGCCTTACAACGCCACTCTAATGAAGGGCTTAACATTTGTGTCGTATAATCATTAcagttatgaaaatatttggCATGGATTGTCAGCAATGGTACCCTTTGTTGCATGGCATCAAAAAAACAATTGTGAGTTGCCCACCAGGTGGATTTTGTACCATTGGGGTGAGCTCAGGCTGGGGATGGGGCCGTGGCTACAAACCCTAATGCATGCAACATTTGATGGGGAGCCAGTGATTGAGAGATTTGATGGGATCAAAGATGAAGATGGTGGTGATCCGGTTTGCTTCGAAAAGGCTGTTGTAATGAGACATAATGAAGGTGGGATGTCGAGAGAGAGGAGAATGGAAGTATATGATTTGATGAGATGTAAGGCTAGAATGTATTGTAATGTGAGTCTTGATAATAAGGATGATAATCACAAGGCTGTTGGAATGACATTGCTTATGAGGACGGGGCCGAGGTCTTTTACAAATGAGCCGGCCATCATCGGAATCTTTGAGAAAGAGTGTGCCAAGATTGATGGCTGCCGGATGACGGTGGCTTATTCCAACAATCTTACCTTCTGTGAACAG GTGAAATTGATGAGCATGACCGACATTCTTGTTTCTCCCCACGGCGCCCAGTTAACAAACATATTCCTAATGGACAGAAACAGCAGTGTAATGGAGTTTTTTCCTAAAGGATGGCTGAAGCTCGCCGGCGTCGGCCAGTACGTTTTCCATTGGATTGCAAGCTGGTCAGGGATGAGACACCAAGGTGCATGGCGCGATCCCAACGGAGAGAATTGTACTTACTCTGAAGATGATCGTCGCTgcatgtcaatttacaagaaTGGAAGAATAGGATACAATGAGACCTATTTTTCTGAGTGGGCCAGAAATGTACTTAATGAGGTTAAAACAATGAAGCTGGAAAAATCACAGTCAAATGGCTCAGCTTCCAGTTCTAATGGATGCATGTGCTAA
- the LOC102617354 gene encoding pentatricopeptide repeat-containing protein At5g09450, mitochondrial: protein MAARSFFLGLRRASNTKIKNRPNSDYECFFYSRFLSSGSSQNECLDEETSNSDGKDDLKSRIFRISLPKRSATNVIQRWVSEGNQATVSELRHILKELRKSQRYKHALEISEWMVTHKEFVLSDSDYATRIDLMTKVFGIHSGERYFEGLPLSAKTSETYTALLHLYAGAKWTEKAEELFERVKQSNLSFNALMYNEMMTLYMSVGQVEKVALVVEELKRKNVVPDIFTYNLWISSRAATLSIDQVKKILDEMSCDSGGSDDWVKYVNLVNIYITASHLVNAESSTLVEAEKSITQRQWITYDFLIILYAGLGNKDKIDQIWKSLRMTKQKMTSRNYICILSSYLMLGHLKEVGEIIDQWKQSATSDFDISACNRLLGAFSDVGLTEKANEFHMLLLQKNCAPTNASG, encoded by the exons ATGGCTGCTCGCTCATTTTTCCTCGGTCTAAGACG AGCAAGCAACACAAAAATCAAGAACCGCCCTAATTCCGATTACGAGTGTTTCTTTTATTCAAGATTTCTCTCTTCTGGATCTTCGCAAAACGAATGCCTCGACGAAGAGACTTCGAATTCGGATGGAAAGGATGATCTCAAATCCAGAATCTTCAGAATTAGTCTGCCAAAACGTAGCGCAACTAACGTTATTCAGAGGTGGGTCAGCGAAGGGAACCAAGCTACCGTTTCTGAGCTTCGACACATCTTGAAAGAACTCAGAAAGTCTCAGCGTTACAAGCATGCCCTCGAG ATATCTGAATGGATGGTTACTCATAAAGAGTTTGTGTTATCAGACTCTGACTATGCTACCCGTATTGACTTGATGACAAAAGTATTTGGTATTCATTCGGGTGAGCGCTACTTTGAAGGGCTTCCTCTCTCGGCAAAAACTAGTGAAACATACActgctctcctccacttgtatGCTGGGGCGAAATGGACCGAGAAGGCCGAAGAGCTTTTTGAAAGAGTAAAGCAGTCAAACCTGTCCTTCAATGCCCTTATGTATAATGAGATGATGACTTTGTACATGTCAGTTGGACAAGTGGAAAAGGTAGCCTTAGTTGTTGAAGAGCTAAAGCGGAAGAACGTTGTGCCAGATATTTTCACATATAATCTATGGATTAGTTCACGCGCTGCAACACTCAGCATCgatcaagttaaaaaaattttggatgAAATGAGCTGTGACTCTGGTGGCAGTGATGATTGGGTGAAGTACGTCAATCTCGTCAACATATATATAACTGCCAGTCATCTTGTGAATGCAGAGTCCAGCACTCTGGTGGAAGCAGAGAAGAGTATAACACAAAGACAATGGATAACCTATGACTTCCTTATCATTTTGTATGCTGGTTTGGgaaacaaagataaaattgatcaGATATGGAAATCCTTAAGGATGACTAAACAAAAGATGACGAGCAGAAACTACATCTGCATTCTTTCATCTTATCTGATGCTTGGACATTTGAAAGAAGTGGGAGAAATTATTGATCAATGGAAACAATCTGCCACTTCAGACTTTGATATCTCCGCCTGTAATAGGCTTTTGGGTGCATTTTCAGATGTTGGATTGACTGAAAAGGCCAATGAATTTCATATGCTTCTGCTGCAGAAAAACTGTGCCCCTACAAATGCATCAGGATAG